Proteins found in one Triticum aestivum cultivar Chinese Spring chromosome 4D, IWGSC CS RefSeq v2.1, whole genome shotgun sequence genomic segment:
- the LOC123095789 gene encoding zinc finger CCCH domain-containing protein 24, whose translation MNGAPIPAPPLAAGADAAAAATPKKNAVAEMARHLTVDTDDAFAGLLELAADDDADGLRRALERAPPAAADEAGLWYGRRKALEQRTPLMVAATYGSLAALRLLLSLPSVDVNRRCGPDGTTALHCAASGGSSSAVEAVRLLLVAGADADATDASGCRPADVISVPPKMIDAKIALQDLLGLPKSGHGLLRVVTRATNLTSSPVSSPTAEDARSPSAAVMMMSKFPDLPRVATSEKKEYPVDPSLPDIKNSIYASDEFRMYSFKIRPCSRAYSHDWTECPFVHPGENARRRDPRKYHYSCVPCPDFRKGVCRRGDMCEYAHGVFECWLHPAQYRTRLCKDGTGCNRRVCFFAHTTDELRPLYVSTGSAVPSPRASATAAMEMAAAMGLMPGSPSSVSAVMSPFTPPRSPSGNGMPPSLGWQQPNVPTLHLPGSSLQSSRLRSSLNARDMPMDDYSLLQDIDSQLINDLCYSRLGSSAGGNHSSRTKSLNPSNLDDLFSAEMVSSPRYNNADQGAMFSPSQKAAILNQFQQQQQLLSPINTGFSPKAVDNQQLHSRSSLLQASLGISSPGRMSPRCVESGSPMNSHLAAALAQREKQQQQQHQQHQQTMRSLSSRDLGPSAARASAAVGSPLSSSWSKWGSPSGAPDWGVNGEELGKLRRSSSFELRSGGDDPDLSWVHTLVKESPPEKQVTTAESINNSVRPSPQMHPSVSNGEGSSVSTQLNRHDQAAVIGALLEQMQLDEQIGSLAAT comes from the coding sequence ATGAACGGCGCGCCGATCCCCGCGCCCCCGTTGGCGGCCGGCGCCGACGCCGCGGCCGCCGCGACGCCCAAGAAGAATGCGGTCGCCGAGATGGCCAGGCACCTCACCGTCGACACGGACGACGCCTTCGCCGGCCTCctcgagctcgccgccgacgacgaCGCGGACGGCCTGCGCCGCGCGCTGGAGCGCGCGCCCCCCGCCGCCGCGGACGAGGCCGGCCTCTGGTACGGCCGCCGGAAGGCGCTCGAGCAGCGCACCCCGCTCATGGTCGCCGCCACCTACGGCAGCCTCGCCGCGCTCCGCCTGCTGCTGTCCCTCCCCTCCGTCGACGTCAACCGCCGCTGCGGCCCCGACGGCACCACCGCCCTTCACTGCGCCGCGTCTGGTGGCTCGTCCTCGGCCGTCGAGGCCGTCAGGCTGCTCCTGGTGGCCGGGGCTGACGCCGATGCCACAGATGCGTCCGGGTGCCGTCCGGCTGATGTGATCTCTGTGCCGCCAAAGATGATTGATGCAAAGATCGCCCTCCAAGATCTGCTTGGGCTCCCAAAGTCTGGACATGGCTTGCTCCGGGTGGTGACAAGGGCCACAAACCTGACCTCGTCGCCGGTGTCATCTCCCACCGCCGAGGACGCTCGGTCTCCATCAGCTGCCGTGATGATGATGTCAAAGTTCCCAGACCTGCCGAGGGTTGCGACCTCAGAGAAGAAGGAATACCCAGTGGATCCATCCCTGCCGGATATCAAGAACAGCATCTATGCCTCTGATGAGTTCCGCATGTACTCCTTCAAGATCAGGCCGTGCTCCCGGGCGTACTCACATGACTGGACCGAGTGCCCCTTTGTGCACCCTGGGGAGAACGCTCGGCGCCGCGATCCGCGCAAGTATCACTACAGTTGTGTTCCATGCCCTGATTTCAGAAAAGGTGTGTGCCGGCGTGGAGACATGTGTGAGTATGCTCATGGGGTGTTTGAGTGCTGGCTCCACCCAGCGCAATACCGCACTCGCCTTTGCAAGGATGGCACCGGCTGCAATCGCCGCGTCTGTTTCTTCGCGCACACCACCGATGAGCTCCGCCCACTGTATGTCTCCACTGGGTCCGCAGTGCCATCCCCTAGGGCCTCAGCAACGGCTGCAATGGAGATGGCAGCAGCAATGGGCTTGATGCCTGGTTCTCCGTCATCGGTCTCGGCAGTCATGTCCCCATTTACCCCACCAAGGTCTCCTTCTGGGAATGGGATGCCCCCTTCTTTGGGCTGGCAGCAACCAAATGTTCCGACGCTACACCTTCCGGGCAGCAGCCTTCAGTCAAGCAGACTCCGAAGCTCACTTAATGCAAGGGATATGCCTATGGATGACTACTCCCTGTTGCAGGATATTGATTCCCAGCTTATAAACGATCTGTGCTACTCGCGTCTTGGTTCATCAGCAGGAGGGAACCATAGTTCTCGGACCAAGAGTCTGAACCCTTCAAACCTGGATGATCTCTTTTCTGCTGAGATGGTCTCATCCCCAAGGTACAACAATGCTGATCAAGGTGCTATGTTTTCACCTTCCCAGAAGGCTGCCATCCTTAATCAGTTCCAGCAACAGCAGCAGCTTCTTTCGCCGATCAACACAGGGTTCTCACCAAAGGCTGTGGACAACCAGCAGTTGCATTCACGCTCATCCCTACTGCAAGCATCACTTGGGATATCCTCCCCTGGCCGGATGTCCCCCCGTTGCGTCGAATCTGGGTCGCCAATGAACTCCCACCTAGCCGCCGCCCTTGCCCAGCGTGagaagcaacagcagcagcagcaccaacaGCACCAGCAGACAATGAGGAGCCTCAGTTCTCGTGATCTCGGGCCTAGTGCTGCAAGAGCATCGGCTGCTGTTGGCTCTCCTCTGAGCTCATCATGGTCCAAGTGGGGGTCTCCTTCAGGGGCACCGGACTGGGGCGTCAACGGTGAAGAATTGGGTAAGCTTCGCCGGTCATCTTCCTTTGAGCTGAGATCAGGCGGCGATGACCCAGATCTCTCCTGGGTGCACACACTGGTTAAGGAGTCTCCACCAGAGAAGCAGGTCACCACAGCTGAATCCATCAACAACTCTGTCAGACCTTCACCTCAAATGCATCCCAGTGTAAGTAACGGTGAAGGCTCTAGTGTGAGCACGCAGCTGAACCGACATGACCAAGCCGCAGTTATCGGAGCGCTGCTCGAGCAGATGCAGCTTGACGAGCAGATTGGTAGTCTAGCAGCAACATAG
- the LOC123095790 gene encoding alkaline ceramidase, whose translation MADSMADSMVASFWGPVTSTTELCEENYARSSYIAEFYNTLSNAPCILLALIGLVNALRQRFEKRFSVLHISNMILSIGSIIFHATLQHVLQQSDETPMVWEILLYLYVLYSPDWHYRSTMPTFLVLYGAAFAVVHFFVRFQVVFKLHYIGLCLLCIPRMYKYYIQTKDLAAKRLAKLWVLTIFLATVCWLVDRIFCKKLSLWVINPQGHAWWHVLMGFNSYFANTFLMFCRAQQRGWEPRIIHLFGFLPYVKIQKSRKRE comes from the exons ATGGCCGATTCCATGGCGGATTCGATGGTGGCGAGCTTCTGGGGGCCGGTTACATCAACCACTGAGCTGTGCGAGGAGAACTATGCGCGCTCGTCATACATCGCAGAGTTCTACAATACTCTCTCTAATGCCCCATGCATTCTCTTGGCGCTTATTGGGCTCGTGAATGCTCTCCGCCAACGTTTTGAGAAGCGCTTCAGCGTCCTGCACATATCCAATATGATACTTTCTATTGGGAGTATCATCTTCCATGCAACCTTGCAACATGT CTTACAGCAGAGTGACGAGACTCCAATGGTGTGGGAAATTCTCCTATATCTGTATGTCCTTTATTCACCAGACTGGCATTACAGGAGCACCATGCCTACTTTCCTTGTCCTATACGGTGCTGCATTTGCTGTAGTTCACTTCTTCGTGCGATTCCAAGTAGTATTCAAGTTGCACTACATTGGCCTCTGCCTTCTCTGCATCCCGCGGATGTACAAGTACTACATTCAGACGAAAGACTTGGCTGCCAAGAGGCTCGCGAAGCTGTGGGTTCTTACCATATTCCTGGCGACAGTTTGCTGGCTAGTTGATCGCATCTTCTGTAAGAAGCTCTCGCTCTGGGTCATCAACCCGCAGGGACATGCATGGTGGCATGTGCTTATGGGCTTCAACTCATACTTTGCAAACACATTCTTGATGTTCTGCCGAGCTCAGCAGCGTGGGTGGGAGCCGCGCATTATCCACCTCTTTGGATTTTTGCCTTATGTCAAGATTCAGAAATCCAGAAAGAGGGAGTAA